In Candidatus Promineifilum breve, one genomic interval encodes:
- a CDS encoding LiaI-LiaF-like domain-containing protein, translating to MTEYESKLEEEPGEAKQEPKGAPAARRGSRSLFAPVVLIAAGVFFLLDNIGVIGGLDWEGVWRFWPLALIFIGLNVLVVQIRPPLGTALSGFLGLAAVTVFAFLLLRGSGSAPGPATSRVSSEETFRVPLEGVESADIRLDLANAPTEIAAAEGDDLISGVIFTTLGLDTVLERDGSHVRYEVGERAGGFSFNPADWFSSDGGQPWTFALNPAVPIDLTIDAGNGITSAELSELLLSGLTIDGGNAALSATLPDGDYDVTIDGGNAGISLALPAGGTREVNVDGGNAPISLFLPAGVAARVVYDGRENGIRLDERFDLVNISDDDDEGVYQTDGYDQAADRVLFVIDGGNAPVTITTE from the coding sequence ATGACCGAATATGAATCGAAACTTGAGGAAGAGCCGGGCGAGGCGAAACAGGAACCGAAGGGTGCGCCGGCGGCGCGACGCGGCAGCCGTTCGCTCTTCGCGCCTGTGGTGCTCATCGCCGCCGGTGTGTTCTTTCTGCTCGATAATATAGGCGTTATTGGTGGGTTGGATTGGGAGGGCGTCTGGCGCTTCTGGCCGCTGGCGCTTATCTTCATCGGCCTGAATGTGCTGGTTGTGCAAATTCGGCCGCCGCTGGGGACGGCGCTCAGCGGCTTTCTCGGCCTGGCGGCCGTGACCGTGTTCGCCTTTCTGCTACTGCGCGGTTCGGGTAGCGCGCCGGGGCCGGCGACCAGCCGCGTATCGAGTGAGGAAACCTTTCGTGTACCGCTCGAAGGCGTGGAGTCGGCCGACATCCGCCTCGACCTGGCCAATGCGCCAACCGAGATAGCCGCGGCCGAGGGCGACGACCTCATCAGCGGGGTCATCTTCACCACCCTCGGTCTGGATACTGTATTGGAACGCGATGGCAGCCATGTCCGCTACGAGGTTGGCGAACGGGCGGGCGGCTTCTCGTTTAACCCGGCCGATTGGTTCAGCAGCGACGGCGGCCAACCCTGGACGTTCGCCCTCAACCCGGCCGTGCCTATCGACCTGACCATCGACGCCGGCAACGGGATCACCAGCGCCGAACTGAGCGAGCTGCTGCTGAGCGGCCTGACCATCGACGGCGGGAATGCCGCGCTGAGCGCCACGCTGCCCGATGGCGACTATGACGTGACAATCGACGGCGGCAATGCCGGCATCAGCCTGGCCCTGCCCGCCGGCGGCACGCGCGAGGTCAACGTCGATGGCGGCAACGCGCCCATCAGCCTGTTTTTGCCGGCCGGTGTGGCGGCGCGGGTGGTTTATGACGGGCGCGAGAACGGGATTCGTCTGGACGAGCGCTTCGATCTCGTCAACATCAGCGACGATGACGATGAGGGTGTCTATCAGACCGACGGCTACGACCAGGCGGCCGACCGGGTGCTGTTCGTGATCGATGGCGGCAACGCCCCGGTCACCATCACCACGGAGTGA
- the fusA gene encoding elongation factor G — translation MKEYQTGQIRNIALVSHNGAGKTTLVERILFKTGAITRMGNVLNGTAHMDFEEEEVARNSSIATAIAPVEWKGVKLNLLDTPGFLDFVGEVNSAMKVVDSAAVLVEAVSGVEVGTEAVWAVTDAYKRPRIIIVNKMDRENVRVRRVMESIKNNLHGHFVNLQLPIGEGPGFKGVVDLLHMEARLGEKGDKAPIPADMLAAADDARADLVEAAAEGDDELLEKFLEGVELSGAEVARGLKEATSSGVIVPILYCAGESGIGVDALLDALVEIMPAPNETGGFEATDPKGETVRRDVSDTSPLAVFVFKSREDNFGKTSYLRVFGGTLASDSRIWDSVHGAEVRVGTLQVSSGKETSPVTKLHAGDIGTVVKLGEVTTNDTLGDRGKMLTLAPIVQPNPLASVAVHPVTQADTAKLSQSLNRLVAEDTTLRWSTEPSTHETILAGMGMAHLDIAIHKALSKFGVHLRTTTPKVPYRETITKTADADYTHKKQTGGAGQYARVALRVEPVEESRGFEFASEVFGGAVSGPFVAATEKGCRQALEGGVVAGYPVVGVRVVITDGKMHPVDSKEIAFQTAGREGFKQAVLKAAPMLLEPIYEVTVTVPADNMGDILGDMNSRRARVLGMDQEGNKSIVRAEVPLAEMQNYAADLRSMTQGRGVFGMKFMQYGRVPSHLQEELVTKLRKEREAHENDE, via the coding sequence ATGAAGGAATATCAGACCGGACAGATCCGCAATATCGCCCTCGTCTCGCACAATGGCGCCGGAAAAACGACGCTGGTCGAGCGCATCCTCTTCAAGACCGGGGCGATCACTCGCATGGGCAATGTGCTCAATGGCACGGCCCATATGGACTTCGAGGAAGAGGAAGTGGCCCGCAATAGCTCCATCGCCACGGCCATTGCCCCCGTCGAATGGAAAGGCGTCAAGCTGAATCTGCTGGACACCCCCGGCTTCCTGGACTTCGTCGGCGAGGTGAACAGCGCCATGAAAGTGGTCGACAGCGCCGCCGTGCTGGTCGAGGCCGTCTCCGGCGTCGAGGTCGGCACCGAGGCTGTCTGGGCCGTCACCGACGCCTACAAGCGCCCGCGCATCATCATCGTCAACAAGATGGATCGCGAGAACGTGCGCGTGCGGCGGGTCATGGAGAGCATCAAAAACAATCTCCACGGCCATTTCGTGAACCTGCAATTGCCCATCGGCGAGGGGCCGGGCTTCAAGGGCGTGGTCGATCTGCTGCACATGGAGGCCCGGCTGGGCGAGAAGGGCGACAAGGCCCCCATTCCGGCCGATATGCTGGCCGCGGCCGATGACGCGCGCGCCGACCTGGTGGAGGCCGCGGCCGAGGGCGACGACGAACTGCTGGAGAAATTCCTGGAAGGCGTCGAACTGAGCGGCGCGGAAGTGGCGCGCGGCTTGAAGGAAGCCACCTCCAGCGGCGTCATCGTGCCCATCCTCTACTGCGCCGGTGAGAGCGGCATTGGCGTCGATGCCTTGCTCGATGCCCTGGTAGAGATCATGCCCGCGCCCAACGAGACCGGCGGCTTCGAGGCCACCGACCCCAAGGGCGAGACGGTTCGCCGGGACGTCAGCGACACCTCGCCGCTGGCCGTCTTCGTCTTCAAGAGCCGCGAAGACAACTTCGGCAAGACGAGCTATCTGCGCGTCTTCGGCGGCACGTTGGCCTCCGATTCGCGTATCTGGGATAGCGTCCACGGGGCCGAGGTGCGCGTGGGCACGCTGCAAGTCTCCAGCGGCAAAGAGACCAGCCCGGTGACCAAGCTCCATGCCGGCGACATCGGCACGGTCGTTAAGCTGGGCGAGGTGACCACCAACGACACCCTGGGCGACCGCGGCAAGATGCTGACCCTGGCCCCCATCGTCCAACCCAATCCGCTGGCTTCGGTGGCCGTCCATCCGGTGACGCAGGCCGACACGGCCAAGTTGAGCCAATCGTTGAACCGGCTGGTGGCCGAAGACACGACCCTGCGCTGGTCGACGGAGCCATCGACCCACGAGACGATCCTGGCCGGCATGGGCATGGCCCATCTCGACATCGCCATCCACAAGGCGCTGTCGAAGTTCGGCGTCCATCTGCGCACGACGACGCCCAAGGTTCCCTACCGTGAGACGATCACCAAGACGGCCGACGCCGACTACACCCACAAAAAGCAGACCGGCGGCGCGGGCCAATACGCCCGTGTGGCCCTGCGCGTGGAGCCGGTGGAGGAATCGCGCGGCTTCGAGTTCGCCTCGGAGGTCTTCGGCGGCGCGGTGTCCGGCCCGTTCGTGGCCGCCACGGAGAAGGGTTGCCGCCAGGCGCTGGAAGGCGGCGTGGTGGCCGGCTACCCGGTGGTCGGCGTGCGCGTTGTCATCACCGACGGCAAGATGCACCCCGTCGACTCCAAGGAAATCGCCTTCCAGACGGCCGGCCGCGAGGGCTTCAAGCAGGCCGTGCTGAAGGCCGCGCCGATGCTGCTGGAGCCGATCTACGAGGTGACCGTCACCGTCCCGGCCGACAACATGGGCGACATCCTGGGCGACATGAACTCCCGCCGCGCCCGCGTGCTGGGCATGGACCAGGAAGGCAACAAGAGCATCGTCCGCGCCGAAGTGCCGCTGGCCGAGATGCAGAACTACGCCGCCGACCTGCGCTCGATGACCCAGGGTCGCGGCGTGTTCGGGATGAAGTTCATGCAATACGGCCGCGTGCCCAGCCATTTGCAGGAAGAACTGGTGACCAAGCTGCGCAAGGAACGCGAGGCGCACGAGAACGACGAGTAA
- a CDS encoding patatin-like phospholipase family protein, whose protein sequence is MQYDLVLEGGGAKGMAFVGAMREFEAAGHTIGRIIGSSAGAITAVSLAAGYTAAEMQATLSERAGDEPVFTTFLGTPPAPPEPAESALAEFFRAMDLSGLPEWAEGRLEKRLLGTLAGNATGRQLLSFFDYGGFYSADAFVSWLERKLNEGQFRGRRRNFGQATFAELYEATGVELSLTTSDTTMNRLHILNHRTTPRLPAVWGARMSMSFPLLWQEVVWREEWGMLHATRDGRPVQIPLTGNVMVDGGMLSNFPIELFVSREPGVTSVMGSETSTAVLGFLIDESLPVKDAPPPAAGSPLSSRLGSLRTAQRLRGLVDTLTSARDKAVIDENTRRVVRLPAKTYGTIEFGMSDARRDALVNAAAAATRDYFARHTGGLEALDDGPTAESDRIATNLLNYE, encoded by the coding sequence ATGCAATACGATCTCGTTTTGGAAGGCGGCGGGGCCAAAGGCATGGCCTTTGTCGGGGCGATGCGGGAATTCGAGGCGGCGGGGCATACCATCGGGCGCATCATCGGCTCGTCGGCCGGGGCCATCACCGCCGTGTCGCTGGCCGCCGGCTACACGGCGGCCGAGATGCAAGCCACGTTGAGCGAGCGCGCCGGTGACGAGCCGGTGTTCACCACTTTTCTGGGCACTCCCCCCGCCCCGCCGGAGCCGGCCGAGAGCGCCCTGGCCGAATTTTTCCGGGCGATGGATCTGTCGGGGCTGCCGGAATGGGCCGAGGGGCGGCTGGAGAAACGGCTGTTGGGAACGCTGGCCGGCAACGCGACCGGGCGGCAACTGCTGTCCTTCTTCGATTATGGCGGCTTCTATTCGGCCGACGCGTTTGTGTCCTGGCTGGAGCGCAAACTGAACGAGGGCCAGTTTCGCGGACGCCGGCGCAACTTCGGCCAGGCTACCTTCGCCGAGCTATACGAGGCGACGGGCGTGGAACTCTCGCTGACGACCAGCGACACGACGATGAACCGGCTCCACATCCTGAATCATCGCACGACGCCGCGCCTGCCGGCCGTCTGGGGGGCGCGCATGTCGATGAGCTTTCCGCTGCTGTGGCAGGAAGTCGTCTGGCGCGAGGAGTGGGGGATGCTCCACGCCACGCGCGACGGGCGGCCGGTGCAGATTCCCCTGACCGGCAACGTGATGGTCGATGGCGGGATGCTGTCCAATTTCCCGATTGAGTTGTTCGTCTCGCGCGAGCCGGGGGTGACGAGCGTGATGGGGTCGGAAACGTCGACGGCCGTGCTGGGCTTTCTCATCGATGAGAGCCTGCCGGTGAAGGACGCCCCGCCGCCGGCCGCGGGGTCGCCGCTGTCGTCCCGCCTGGGGTCATTGCGCACGGCGCAACGGCTGCGCGGGTTGGTGGATACGTTGACGTCAGCCCGCGACAAGGCCGTGATTGACGAAAACACGCGGCGCGTGGTGCGGCTGCCGGCCAAGACCTATGGCACGATTGAGTTCGGCATGAGCGATGCCCGGCGCGACGCGCTGGTGAACGCCGCCGCCGCGGCCACGCGGGATTACTTCGCCCGCCACACCGGCGGACTGGAAGCGCTGGACGATGGCCCGACCGCCGAGAGCGACCGCATCGCCACAAACCTGTTGAATTACGAATGA
- a CDS encoding C25 family cysteine peptidase: MAGKNADSTLLYFNGIDGATGGYALPPMSRNQLARYVLREPPADNLESLLAWESGALEGLGDPLDLSEPATAGWGVVFAADADPAIEAALAPLLDLRREQAGDLFHLFNGPNGVQRGESTADWLERQGTSPGPIRPEMVPYYLLLVGSPEEISFRFQTELDVAYAVGRIHFDSVAAYADYAASVARSETATAPRPRRLAFFGAINGDDPATNHTTTTLIDALAAALPTRAAGWEVATTRGPAATKAALSDLLGGPDAPAVLFCAGHGNVLPRDHPDQRRRQGALVTSDWPGPNEWAGRGPIPADCLMSGEDLAESADLTGQIAFFYACYGGGTPLRDEFAHLTFGNRPVQIAAAPFVADLPRRMLGRPGGAAAVVSHVERVWNCSYEWRGAGAQTAVFEQALARLMAGGRVGYAFDEFSRRYAHLAVLLNNLIEARHYGEPFDEDDLIFNWTANNDARGYVIIGDPAARIHQT, from the coding sequence ATGGCGGGCAAAAACGCCGATTCCACGCTTCTCTATTTTAACGGCATCGACGGCGCGACCGGCGGCTACGCCCTGCCGCCGATGAGCCGCAACCAGTTGGCGCGCTATGTGCTGCGCGAGCCGCCGGCCGACAATCTGGAGAGCCTGCTGGCGTGGGAGAGCGGCGCGTTGGAGGGCCTCGGCGATCCGCTCGATCTGTCCGAACCGGCCACGGCCGGCTGGGGCGTCGTCTTCGCTGCCGACGCCGACCCGGCTATCGAGGCGGCGCTGGCCCCGCTGCTCGACCTGCGCCGGGAGCAAGCCGGCGATCTGTTCCACCTGTTCAACGGGCCGAACGGCGTGCAGCGCGGCGAATCAACGGCCGACTGGTTGGAGCGCCAGGGCACATCGCCCGGCCCCATCCGGCCGGAGATGGTTCCTTATTATTTGCTCCTCGTCGGATCGCCCGAAGAGATCAGCTTTCGCTTCCAGACCGAGCTGGACGTGGCCTACGCCGTGGGGCGCATCCACTTCGACAGCGTGGCGGCCTATGCCGATTACGCCGCGTCCGTGGCCCGGTCGGAGACGGCGACAGCGCCCCGCCCGCGCCGCCTGGCCTTCTTCGGGGCCATCAACGGCGACGACCCGGCCACCAACCATACCACGACCACGCTGATCGACGCGCTGGCCGCGGCGTTGCCCACGCGCGCCGCCGGCTGGGAAGTGGCGACGACGCGCGGCCCGGCAGCGACCAAGGCCGCCCTGAGTGACCTGCTTGGAGGGCCGGACGCGCCGGCGGTGCTGTTCTGCGCCGGGCACGGCAACGTTCTGCCGCGCGATCATCCCGACCAGCGGCGGCGGCAAGGGGCGCTGGTGACCAGCGATTGGCCGGGGCCGAACGAGTGGGCCGGGCGCGGGCCAATTCCCGCCGATTGTCTGATGAGCGGCGAGGACCTGGCCGAATCGGCCGACCTGACCGGCCAGATCGCCTTCTTCTACGCCTGCTACGGCGGCGGCACACCGCTGCGCGACGAATTCGCCCACCTGACCTTTGGCAATCGCCCGGTACAGATCGCCGCTGCGCCCTTCGTGGCTGACCTGCCGCGGCGGATGCTGGGGCGGCCGGGCGGCGCGGCGGCCGTCGTCAGCCACGTCGAGCGGGTGTGGAACTGTTCCTATGAGTGGCGCGGCGCGGGGGCGCAGACGGCGGTCTTCGAGCAGGCATTGGCGCGGCTAATGGCCGGGGGGCGGGTCGGCTACGCCTTCGACGAATTCAGCCGGCGCTATGCCCACCTGGCCGTTCTGCTCAACAATCTGATCGAGGCCCGCCATTACGGCGAGCCGTTTGACGAGGATGATTTGATCTTCAACTGGACGGCCAACAATGACGCCCGCGGCTACGTCATCATCGGCGACCCGGCGGCGCGCATTCACCAGACCTGA
- a CDS encoding S8 family peptidase, which yields MSNAQMPSEIDPVERPRQFDRPLFPHLPEVDSFLWVSQARAAFNVSGAGQTVAVLDTGLNTGHVDFAGRVVAQANFTPDNGGNPNDAGDGNGHGTNVGGIIVANGDHKGIAPGANIVPIKVLGNTGGGSFAWIRDALTWVRDNGPAHGVSAVCMSLGDSGNYISDTDYAADAVRGLIVELRAQRVAVVIAAGNGFFQHNSAQGMSYPAILRECISVGAVYDAAEGGFAYGSGATAHSSRPGQITPFSQRLHKSINRLTQTDIFAPGAPVTSSGINGPNGESVQHGTSQATPVTVGVILLMQEFHRRLTGELPEVGDLLAWLIRGGVPIIDGDDEDDNVQHTNLSFVRLDALSALDATRRAIQKRLLLEAQPIG from the coding sequence ATGTCCAATGCACAGATGCCATCCGAGATCGATCCGGTCGAACGGCCGCGGCAATTCGACCGACCTTTGTTTCCCCATCTGCCGGAAGTCGATAGCTTCCTGTGGGTCAGCCAGGCGCGGGCGGCGTTCAACGTCAGCGGCGCGGGCCAGACGGTGGCCGTGCTCGATACCGGCCTGAACACAGGCCACGTCGATTTCGCCGGGCGCGTTGTGGCCCAGGCCAACTTCACGCCCGACAATGGCGGCAACCCCAACGACGCCGGCGACGGCAACGGCCACGGCACCAACGTCGGCGGCATCATCGTCGCCAACGGCGATCATAAGGGCATCGCCCCCGGAGCCAATATCGTACCGATCAAGGTGCTGGGCAACACCGGCGGCGGCAGCTTCGCCTGGATACGTGACGCGCTGACCTGGGTGCGCGACAACGGCCCGGCGCATGGCGTGTCGGCGGTGTGCATGTCGTTGGGGGATAGCGGCAACTATATCAGCGACACCGATTACGCCGCCGATGCCGTGCGCGGCCTCATTGTGGAACTGCGGGCGCAGCGGGTGGCGGTGGTCATCGCCGCCGGCAACGGCTTCTTCCAGCACAACAGCGCACAGGGGATGAGCTACCCGGCCATCCTGCGCGAGTGCATCAGTGTCGGCGCGGTCTATGACGCGGCCGAGGGCGGCTTCGCCTATGGCAGCGGGGCGACGGCCCATTCCAGCCGCCCCGGGCAAATCACCCCCTTCTCGCAACGGTTGCACAAGAGCATCAACCGCCTGACACAGACCGACATCTTCGCCCCCGGCGCGCCGGTCACCTCCTCGGGCATCAACGGCCCGAACGGGGAATCGGTGCAGCACGGCACCAGCCAGGCCACGCCGGTCACAGTGGGGGTCATCCTGTTGATGCAGGAATTCCACCGCCGCCTGACCGGCGAACTGCCGGAGGTGGGCGACCTGCTGGCCTGGCTCATTCGCGGCGGCGTGCCGATCATCGACGGCGACGACGAGGACGACAACGTCCAGCACACCAATCTGAGCTTTGTGCGGCTCGACGCGCTGTCGGCGCTGGACGCCACGCGGCGGGCGATTCAAAAGAGATTGCTGCTGGAAGCCCAGCCCATCGGCTGA
- the rocD gene encoding ornithine--oxo-acid transaminase — MNSQQYIALDESYVAHTYNPIEVVIERGEGAWVYDVEGKRYFDCLSAYSAVNQGHCHPRILEAAVSQMHRVTLTSRAFFNDQMGLFLKQLCELTGYEMALPMNTGAEAVETAIKAARMWGYRMKGVAHDQAEIIVCEGNFAGRTTTLISFSSEEQYKEDFGPLTPGFKTIPYGDHEALAEAITPNTVAFLVEPIQGEGGVIVPPAGYLKHVAEICAANNVLFIADEIQTGLGRTGALLCCDHEGVRPDMVTLGKALSGGVYPVSAVLADRRVLGLFRPGDHGSTFGGNPLASAIARAALDVLVDEGLVDRSREIGAYFMGRLKRIESDHIEEVRGKGLLIGVEMSSLARPYCDSLRDAGILCKDTHGTIVRFAPPLVISKEEIDWAMERIEPILSNGHQ; from the coding sequence ATGAACAGCCAACAATACATCGCTCTCGACGAATCTTACGTCGCCCATACCTATAACCCCATCGAGGTCGTCATCGAACGGGGCGAGGGCGCATGGGTCTACGACGTTGAGGGTAAACGTTATTTCGATTGCTTGTCGGCCTATTCGGCCGTCAACCAGGGCCATTGTCACCCGCGCATCCTCGAAGCGGCCGTTTCCCAGATGCACCGCGTTACCCTCACCTCGCGCGCGTTCTTCAATGACCAGATGGGGCTGTTCCTGAAGCAACTGTGCGAGTTGACCGGCTACGAGATGGCCCTGCCCATGAACACCGGCGCCGAAGCCGTCGAGACGGCCATCAAGGCCGCGCGCATGTGGGGCTACCGCATGAAGGGCGTGGCCCACGACCAGGCCGAGATCATCGTCTGCGAGGGCAACTTCGCCGGCCGCACCACCACCCTGATCAGTTTCTCCAGCGAAGAGCAATACAAGGAAGACTTTGGCCCTCTGACCCCCGGCTTCAAGACCATCCCCTACGGCGACCACGAAGCCCTGGCCGAGGCCATCACCCCCAACACCGTGGCCTTCCTCGTCGAGCCGATTCAGGGCGAGGGCGGCGTCATCGTCCCCCCGGCCGGCTATCTGAAGCACGTGGCCGAGATTTGCGCCGCCAACAACGTCCTGTTCATCGCCGACGAGATTCAGACCGGCCTGGGCCGCACCGGCGCGCTGCTGTGCTGCGACCACGAAGGCGTGCGCCCCGACATGGTGACCCTGGGCAAGGCGCTCAGCGGCGGCGTCTATCCCGTCTCGGCGGTGCTGGCCGACCGGCGCGTGTTGGGCCTCTTCCGCCCCGGCGATCACGGCAGCACCTTCGGCGGCAACCCGTTGGCCTCGGCCATCGCCCGCGCCGCGCTCGACGTGCTGGTCGATGAGGGGCTGGTCGACCGTTCGCGCGAGATCGGCGCCTATTTCATGGGCCGCCTCAAGCGCATCGAGAGCGACCACATTGAGGAAGTGCGCGGCAAGGGTCTGCTCATCGGGGTCGAGATGAGCAGTCTGGCCCGGCCCTATTGCGATTCATTGCGCGACGCGGGCATCCTGTGCAAGGATACCCACGGCACGATCGTGCGCTTTGCCCCGCCGTTGGTCATCTCCAAGGAGGAGATCGATTGGGCGATGGAGCGTATCGAGCCTATTCTCTCCAACGGGCACCAATGA
- a CDS encoding valine--pyruvate transaminase gives MRYSEFGQKFARECGILQLMDDLGNALAAGGDDLIMLGGGNPSRIPEVEVCLRERMTSGLTQGDAFERLVGNYAAPAGDIAFRQAVAQLLSAEFGWPITAANIALTNGSQTAFFYLFNMFAGEYAGGARKKILLPLAPEYIGYADAGIIDDLFIAYRPEIEHLDNRLFKYRVDFDALRVTDEVGAICVSRPTNPTGNVLTDEEIAHLHRLAVEADIPLIIDNAYGLPFPGIVYSEARPVWDEHVVLCLSLSKLGLPGARTGIVVANERIAAAMAGANAILSLAPGNFGAFMALELMRSGDVLRLSREVIRPHYRRKVEAALDAIHTEMAGLNYYVHKPEGAFFLWLWFEGLPITSAELYERLKRRGVLVVPGHYFFPGLPGEWRHRNECLRMSYAGDEAVVRRGIQIIADEVRACRG, from the coding sequence ATGAGATACTCTGAATTTGGTCAGAAGTTCGCCCGCGAATGCGGCATTTTGCAGTTGATGGATGACCTGGGTAACGCGCTGGCCGCCGGCGGCGATGATCTGATCATGCTCGGCGGCGGCAACCCCAGCCGCATCCCGGAGGTCGAGGTGTGTTTGCGCGAGCGCATGACCTCCGGGCTGACCCAGGGCGATGCCTTTGAACGGCTGGTGGGCAACTACGCCGCGCCCGCCGGGGATATCGCCTTCCGGCAGGCCGTGGCCCAACTGCTCAGCGCTGAGTTCGGCTGGCCTATCACCGCCGCCAACATCGCCCTGACCAACGGCAGCCAGACGGCCTTCTTCTACTTATTCAATATGTTTGCCGGCGAATATGCCGGCGGCGCGCGCAAGAAAATCCTGCTGCCGCTGGCCCCGGAGTACATTGGCTACGCCGACGCCGGCATCATCGATGACCTGTTCATCGCCTACCGGCCGGAGATCGAGCACCTGGACAACCGCCTCTTCAAATACCGGGTAGACTTCGATGCCCTGCGCGTCACCGACGAGGTCGGCGCGATCTGCGTCTCCCGGCCGACCAACCCCACCGGCAACGTCCTGACCGACGAGGAGATCGCCCACCTCCACCGGCTGGCGGTAGAGGCCGACATCCCCCTGATCATCGACAACGCCTATGGGCTGCCCTTTCCCGGCATCGTCTATAGCGAGGCGCGGCCGGTGTGGGATGAGCATGTCGTCCTCTGCCTCAGCCTGTCCAAACTGGGGCTGCCGGGGGCGCGCACGGGCATCGTCGTCGCCAACGAGCGCATCGCCGCGGCCATGGCCGGGGCCAACGCCATCCTCAGCCTGGCCCCCGGCAACTTCGGCGCGTTCATGGCCCTGGAACTGATGCGCAGCGGCGACGTCCTGCGCCTCAGCCGCGAGGTCATCCGGCCCCATTACCGGCGCAAGGTCGAAGCCGCCCTCGATGCCATCCACACCGAGATGGCCGGGCTGAACTACTACGTCCATAAGCCGGAGGGCGCTTTCTTTCTCTGGTTGTGGTTCGAGGGGTTGCCGATTACCTCGGCCGAACTATACGAGCGGCTCAAGCGGCGTGGCGTCCTGGTTGTGCCCGGCCACTACTTCTTCCCCGGCCTGCCCGGCGAATGGCGCCACCGGAACGAGTGCCTCCGCATGAGCTATGCCGGCGACGAGGCCGTCGTCCGGCGCGGCATCCAGATCATTGCCGATGAAGTGCGCGCCTGCCGGGGATAA
- a CDS encoding ArsR/SmtB family transcription factor, which produces MNRLSKQRIEWDIGTAYDFFISLWVLHEPEHMGLRGSWAAGVRSRLPGPERELLQRVVPLVWPLAWVYTLPRPKDVAVLLAALRQQSGMERLLTQLPNVPPPIVEMWRDVAARGSWNEVDQKVMVTEMQTGDWRKQPTATVRKAAADFLDLWTDPVGTADGLLSAYECYNEVFFAEEEGRIRPALEMALGRGQQMAQAITRWDALLEELSQGVRIMKDWEAKTLTLIPSYWGTPLALMADCGQERMLFLYGARPADQSLIPGDLVPDALYQALKALADPTRLRILRYLTGEPLTPAELARRLRLRPPTVIHHLDALRLARLVIVTLDAEGKRYTIRQDAVAAVCELLDQFLVGGED; this is translated from the coding sequence ATGAACCGATTGAGCAAGCAGCGCATCGAATGGGACATCGGCACAGCCTACGACTTCTTCATCAGCCTCTGGGTGCTCCACGAGCCTGAGCATATGGGCCTGCGCGGATCGTGGGCGGCGGGCGTGCGCTCGCGGCTGCCGGGGCCGGAGCGCGAACTGCTCCAGCGCGTGGTTCCGCTGGTCTGGCCGTTGGCGTGGGTCTACACCCTGCCCCGGCCCAAGGACGTGGCCGTCTTGTTAGCGGCATTGCGCCAGCAATCCGGCATGGAACGGCTACTGACCCAACTACCGAATGTACCCCCGCCGATCGTGGAGATGTGGCGCGACGTGGCCGCGCGTGGGTCATGGAACGAGGTCGACCAGAAAGTCATGGTGACGGAAATGCAGACCGGCGATTGGCGCAAGCAACCCACAGCCACGGTGCGTAAGGCGGCGGCCGACTTCCTCGATCTGTGGACTGACCCGGTCGGCACGGCCGATGGGTTGCTCTCGGCCTATGAGTGCTACAACGAGGTGTTTTTCGCCGAGGAAGAGGGGCGTATTCGCCCCGCGCTGGAGATGGCTCTCGGCCGCGGCCAGCAGATGGCCCAGGCGATCACGCGCTGGGATGCCTTGCTGGAAGAATTGTCGCAGGGTGTGCGCATTATGAAGGATTGGGAGGCCAAGACGCTGACGCTGATCCCGTCTTATTGGGGCACGCCGTTGGCGCTGATGGCCGATTGCGGTCAGGAACGGATGTTGTTCCTCTATGGCGCCCGCCCGGCCGACCAATCGCTCATCCCCGGCGACCTCGTACCCGATGCGCTGTATCAGGCGCTCAAGGCGCTGGCCGACCCGACCCGGCTGCGCATCCTGCGCTATCTGACCGGCGAGCCGCTGACCCCGGCCGAACTGGCCCGCCGCTTGCGGCTGCGTCCGCCGACAGTCATCCACCATCTTGACGCGCTGCGGCTGGCGCGGCTGGTCATCGTGACGCTGGACGCGGAGGGCAAGCGCTATACCATCCGCCAGGATGCCGTGGCGGCGGTGTGCGAATTGCTCGATCAATTTTTGGTCGGTGGGGAAGATTAG